From the Phoenix dactylifera cultivar Barhee BC4 chromosome 10, palm_55x_up_171113_PBpolish2nd_filt_p, whole genome shotgun sequence genome, one window contains:
- the LOC103722829 gene encoding sufE-like protein 2, chloroplastic — protein MDSAALATRLLHAIPNRNSSSPFLSTRCRPSRRRLSLSVRCIQIPNPTPGSLLPCSAVAAREAPAADRPRLRLHRLVDEFRSLPQPIDRVKRLLAYGSALRPFPEAARVSSNRVEGCTAQVWVTAALDDLGRMRFAADSDSEITKGFCSCLISVLDGALPEEVLEVRPEDFGDLDVAGMPARAKSRVNTWHNVLISTQKRTEALIAEGEGRPSSRV, from the coding sequence ATGGACTCCGCCGCTCTCGCGACAAGGCTTCTCCATGCGATCCCTAACCGTAATTCCTCCTCCCCGTTCCTCTCCACGAGGTGTCGGCCGTCGCGGAGGCGGCTCTCCCTCTCCGTGCGCTGCATCCAGATCCCGAACCCTACCCCCGGCTCCCTTCTCCCCTGCTCCGCCGTCGCCGCCCGGGAGGCCCCCGCCGCCGACCGCCCccgcctccgcctccaccgCCTCGTCGACGAGTTCCGCTCCCTCCCCCAGCCGATCGACCGCGTGAAGCGCCTCCTCGCCTACGGCTCCGCCCTTCGGCCCTTCCCCGAGGCGGCGCGGGTGTCCTCCAACCGCGTCGAGGGCTGCACCGCCCAGGTCTGGGTCACGGCCGCGTTGGACGATCTCGGCCGCATGCGGTTCGCCGCCGATTCCGACTCGGAGATCACCAAGGGGTTCTGCTCTTGCCTCATTTCGGTGCTCGACGGCGCGCTGCCGGAGGAGGTACTGGAGGTGAGGCCGGAGGATTTCGGCGACTTGGACGTGGCCGGAATGCCGGCGAGGGCCAAGTCGAGGGTGAACACGTGGCACAATGTGCTGATCAGTACGCAGAAGAGGACCGAGGCGTTGATCGCCGAGGGAGAAGGGAGGCCAAGTAGCAGAGTTTGA